A single window of Halobacillus naozhouensis DNA harbors:
- a CDS encoding LLM class flavin-dependent oxidoreductase: MTKQIILNAFEMNSAMHNSHGLWKHPRSQRHRRYKDLDYWMDLAKLLERGKFDAVFLADVLGIYDVYKKSKDPSIRDGLQVPLNDPALVIPAMASVTEHLSFAMTVSTTYEAPFGNARRFSTLDHLTKGRVAWNVVTSYLPNAARNFGLENMIKHDERYDIADEYLDVSYKLWETSWEDDAFVEDAENNTLVDPDKVHEINHEGKYFSVEGPHLSEPSLQRTPVIYQAGTSERGREFASKHAECIFVGGPTPERIHYYADDIRKRAENHGRNPDNIKIFSFLSVIVGETTEEAEQKFEEYARHWSPDAAKAQYGASGYDISEYEEMDPDLPFEYTKSTEGGHYKAATLTKDAPKKLTVGEVLNRFESPDRNSIIVGNPKEVADAIQFQFEESGVDGFNLNHLVTPGDLEDFVDLVIPELQERGLYKKDYQEGTLREKLFPHGESVLPEDHPGSQYRYSLT; encoded by the coding sequence ATGACGAAACAAATCATCCTAAATGCCTTTGAAATGAATAGCGCGATGCACAATTCCCATGGACTGTGGAAGCATCCAAGAAGTCAGCGCCACCGCCGCTATAAAGACTTAGATTACTGGATGGACTTAGCGAAACTATTAGAAAGAGGCAAGTTTGATGCCGTGTTCCTCGCCGATGTACTGGGAATCTATGACGTTTATAAAAAAAGTAAAGACCCTTCGATCCGCGATGGATTGCAGGTGCCATTAAATGATCCCGCCCTAGTGATCCCGGCGATGGCCAGCGTGACGGAGCATTTATCGTTTGCGATGACGGTCAGCACCACTTATGAAGCTCCATTCGGAAATGCCCGGCGCTTCTCCACCCTCGATCACCTGACAAAAGGGCGAGTCGCCTGGAATGTGGTGACCTCATACTTGCCAAATGCAGCACGCAACTTTGGCTTAGAAAATATGATCAAACACGACGAACGTTACGATATCGCCGATGAATATCTCGATGTGTCTTATAAGCTCTGGGAAACGAGCTGGGAAGATGACGCGTTTGTAGAAGATGCTGAAAACAACACACTCGTTGACCCCGACAAAGTTCATGAAATTAATCACGAAGGGAAATACTTTTCCGTGGAAGGCCCGCATCTGAGTGAACCGTCTTTACAACGCACACCCGTTATCTATCAAGCAGGCACATCCGAACGCGGACGCGAATTTGCTTCCAAGCATGCCGAGTGCATCTTTGTCGGTGGGCCAACACCAGAACGAATTCACTACTATGCTGATGATATTCGCAAGCGGGCCGAAAACCACGGCCGCAATCCAGACAATATTAAAATCTTCTCCTTCCTTAGCGTAATCGTTGGCGAGACGACAGAGGAAGCAGAGCAGAAGTTTGAAGAATACGCTCGCCACTGGAGTCCAGATGCCGCGAAAGCCCAGTACGGGGCAAGCGGATATGACATCAGCGAGTATGAAGAAATGGATCCGGATCTTCCTTTTGAATACACAAAGTCTACAGAAGGCGGCCACTATAAAGCGGCCACACTGACGAAGGATGCTCCTAAGAAACTAACCGTCGGAGAAGTGTTGAACCGCTTTGAATCCCCAGACCGCAACAGTATTATCGTCGGAAATCCGAAAGAAGTGGCCGACGCGATTCAATTCCAGTTTGAAGAGTCAGGTGTGGATGGCTTTAACCTAAACCATTTAGTAACCCCAGGTGACCTCGAGGACTTTGTTGACCTGGTGATACCAGAACTGCAAGAGCGCGGGTTGTACAAGAAGGATTATCAGGAAGGTACATTGAGGGAAAAGCTGTTTCCACATGGGGAAAGTGTACTACCTGAGGATCATCCCGGCAGTCAATATAGATACTCGTTAACG
- a CDS encoding sodium:solute symporter family protein, whose product MQLVTGPLFWTLVSLLVLYFIFVTWIGKKGNKFSKSMNGFATARGKVNPWLVGASYAASFASANLFIGVPGLAYEHGVSVLWYTLGGFGAGWIALLLFAKKFWKYGKKFGGVSTLPEWLGRRYNSKTLQVLVTFLVLFNVYYIVGQNVGLATIFETVLGIPYFWGILAGVTITILYIGLGGAFAQIVTDGIQGTLMVVTSILIFASLFWTIGGGLNLFGELSSQLKAIDPELVAPLNGPYNSVLAILSVQFLHISFVVMPHLLNKVLSLETEEQLRPFTMSAGLGMFFITVLMVLGGLAARVIAPSLGSADSAIPAYVLEAFPPIIGAIIIVGIISAILSSTDSLYLSITSSIGNDLYKVLAPILSKSRLSEHQLDLRSVKVAKGSLVFVGLVTFYLSLDRPESLAILIQFSFSAIISGLLAPIVLGYLWEKANGYGAIASLLAGTGLYVVFTSLNVFQNIYISLFLAAAAGFVVMIVTSLVTKSNVTKEEEDVFLKDVL is encoded by the coding sequence ATGCAGCTCGTTACGGGACCGTTATTTTGGACGCTAGTCAGTCTGCTAGTCTTATATTTTATCTTTGTCACATGGATTGGGAAAAAGGGCAATAAGTTTAGTAAATCGATGAACGGTTTTGCCACAGCGAGAGGGAAGGTAAACCCGTGGCTGGTCGGGGCAAGCTATGCCGCGAGCTTTGCCAGTGCCAATTTGTTTATCGGAGTGCCGGGCTTAGCTTATGAGCATGGCGTATCCGTGTTATGGTACACGCTCGGCGGCTTCGGGGCTGGCTGGATTGCACTATTGCTGTTTGCGAAAAAGTTCTGGAAATACGGCAAGAAGTTTGGCGGGGTGTCGACCCTTCCTGAATGGCTCGGAAGGAGATACAACAGCAAAACCTTGCAAGTTCTTGTTACGTTTCTAGTCCTGTTTAACGTGTATTACATTGTCGGGCAAAATGTCGGATTAGCTACGATCTTTGAAACGGTTCTCGGCATTCCGTATTTCTGGGGAATTCTCGCCGGGGTAACGATTACGATTCTCTATATTGGCCTGGGTGGCGCTTTTGCACAAATTGTAACGGATGGTATTCAGGGAACCCTGATGGTGGTTACGTCGATCTTGATTTTTGCCTCTTTATTTTGGACGATCGGCGGGGGACTGAATTTATTTGGCGAACTTTCCTCCCAGCTGAAAGCGATCGATCCAGAACTCGTGGCTCCGTTAAATGGACCCTACAACAGTGTACTGGCCATATTATCGGTACAGTTTTTACATATCAGCTTTGTGGTTATGCCGCATTTGCTGAATAAGGTGCTGTCACTGGAAACGGAGGAGCAGCTGCGGCCGTTCACGATGTCAGCTGGGCTTGGTATGTTCTTCATTACTGTCTTGATGGTATTAGGCGGACTGGCGGCTCGAGTCATCGCACCATCTCTCGGCAGTGCCGACTCCGCGATTCCTGCTTATGTGCTAGAAGCATTTCCGCCGATCATTGGGGCGATCATTATCGTCGGGATCATTTCTGCGATTTTATCGAGCACCGACAGCCTGTATCTGAGTATCACCTCAAGCATTGGCAACGATCTCTACAAGGTATTGGCGCCGATTTTGTCAAAATCAAGGCTATCCGAGCATCAGCTCGATCTGCGTTCTGTCAAAGTGGCAAAAGGCTCGCTGGTGTTTGTTGGATTGGTCACCTTTTACCTCTCGCTCGATCGGCCTGAGTCGCTTGCGATCCTGATACAGTTCAGTTTTTCTGCGATTATTAGCGGCTTACTGGCGCCGATTGTATTAGGTTATCTCTGGGAAAAGGCGAACGGCTACGGTGCGATCGCCTCACTGCTTGCGGGGACGGGGCTGTATGTTGTGTTCACGAGTCTGAACGTTTTCCAAAATATTTATATTTCCTTGTTCCTGGCTGCAGCGGCCGGTTTCGTCGTGATGATCGTGACGAGCTTAGTTACAAAGTCTAATGTAACGAAAGAAGAAGAGGATGTCTTTCTAAAAGATGTGCTTTAA
- a CDS encoding PucR family transcriptional regulator: MSENNLLTIEMLLAMDCFKKAKVVCGLKGTQRIVKWAHVLEVNKVEALINGGELILTTGIGWAEKPHIGAKLLDELIENQASGLCVELNTYVEKIPEEMVEIAEENNFPIIVFKNQVRFIDITKKIYDQLYFPGENLTFQQRLIQWWNNPSTAVMSDISTKPMHPGVASLYLIHPNETVPNFCILGKELGLNIIFTNLASTTGVFLLVSDLNDEIHTLRKRLDKLFNSLPSLVLIGQKMHNMNEVAQSINTLKETNKIYHSLIKKRTLHYDELFIEKLVEPLIRENKLSTLIEEHLFPLIKYDQENDSNLLNTLDTYLSHQCNKQETANALFIVRQTLYHRLDKINKLLKTDFTSSYDRLSLEIALWSFRNIIDKGKINNHLKNN; encoded by the coding sequence ATGAGTGAAAATAACCTATTAACGATCGAAATGTTGTTAGCAATGGACTGCTTTAAAAAAGCTAAAGTAGTATGCGGATTGAAAGGTACTCAACGAATCGTAAAATGGGCACATGTGCTCGAAGTTAATAAGGTCGAGGCCTTAATAAATGGGGGAGAATTAATACTTACGACAGGTATTGGATGGGCAGAGAAACCTCATATAGGTGCAAAACTTTTGGATGAATTAATTGAAAACCAAGCATCGGGTCTCTGTGTAGAATTAAACACTTATGTAGAGAAGATCCCTGAAGAGATGGTAGAAATAGCTGAAGAAAACAACTTCCCTATTATTGTGTTCAAGAATCAAGTACGATTTATCGATATTACCAAGAAAATCTACGATCAACTCTATTTCCCTGGTGAAAACTTAACCTTCCAACAACGGTTGATTCAATGGTGGAATAATCCGTCAACGGCAGTGATGTCGGACATTTCCACAAAACCCATGCATCCAGGAGTTGCTTCCCTTTATTTGATCCATCCAAATGAGACCGTTCCTAACTTTTGTATCTTAGGAAAAGAGCTTGGACTGAATATTATTTTCACTAACCTCGCCTCCACAACTGGGGTATTTCTATTAGTTTCCGATTTAAATGACGAGATCCATACACTTCGTAAAAGGTTAGATAAACTTTTCAACTCTCTCCCTTCCCTAGTACTTATCGGTCAAAAAATGCACAATATGAATGAGGTCGCTCAGTCAATTAACACCCTTAAAGAAACAAATAAAATTTATCACTCATTAATAAAAAAAAGAACCTTACATTATGATGAATTGTTCATTGAAAAGTTAGTGGAACCCTTAATAAGAGAGAATAAACTCTCAACTCTAATTGAAGAGCATCTTTTTCCGCTAATTAAGTATGACCAAGAAAATGATAGCAACCTGCTAAATACACTAGATACATATTTAAGTCATCAATGCAACAAGCAAGAAACGGCTAACGCTCTCTTTATTGTACGCCAAACCCTATACCATCGCTTAGATAAGATCAACAAACTTTTGAAGACAGATTTCACCTCCTCATATGATCGCTTATCCTTGGAAATTGCCCTCTGGTCGTTTAGAAACATAATAGATAAAGGAAAAATAAATAATCATTTAAAAAATAACTAG
- a CDS encoding aminotransferase: protein MNETLDWQCRDEENIMHALKRASKQPLIIENAKGCFIKDSDGNKYLDGMGGLWCVNVGYGREELAEAAAEQMKNMSYFPMTNSHLPAIELAEKLNTWLNNDYVIFFSNSGSEANEMAFKIARQYHSQNDSSSRYKIISRYRSYHGATMGALAATGQAERKYKYEPLAAGFLHTVPPDCYHCPLNKKPSTCNLECTDLIDHTITWEGEETVAAIIMEPYISGGGVLVPPQGYMERVKDICERHGVLLIVDEVINGFGRTGKMFGHFHENVTPDIITMAKGLTSGYLPLSVTAIHKDCYEAFETSEKYDHFRSVTTFGGNPAACAVALKNIEIIEREKYIENAYNQGEQLYEDMKELLSHPNVGDIRYKGLMMGIELVEDSINKTPIHEDKINLVLSKCKEKGVIIGKNGDTVDGFNNVLTIAPPLSIDAGTIRFLSGVVKASIYETL, encoded by the coding sequence ATGAATGAGACATTAGATTGGCAATGCAGGGATGAAGAAAATATTATGCACGCTCTAAAGCGGGCTAGTAAGCAACCACTTATAATTGAAAATGCAAAAGGGTGCTTTATTAAAGATAGTGATGGTAATAAATATTTAGATGGCATGGGGGGACTTTGGTGTGTCAATGTAGGTTATGGCAGAGAAGAACTTGCCGAGGCAGCAGCAGAACAAATGAAAAATATGTCCTACTTCCCTATGACAAACAGTCATCTTCCAGCAATTGAGTTGGCTGAAAAACTTAACACCTGGCTTAATAATGATTATGTTATTTTTTTCTCGAATAGCGGATCTGAAGCGAATGAAATGGCGTTTAAGATCGCTAGACAATACCACTCTCAAAATGATAGTTCGAGTAGATACAAGATTATTTCAAGATATCGGTCGTATCATGGAGCAACAATGGGTGCTTTGGCTGCAACAGGCCAGGCTGAAAGAAAGTATAAATACGAGCCATTAGCTGCAGGTTTTTTACACACAGTGCCCCCTGATTGTTATCATTGCCCATTAAATAAGAAACCATCTACTTGTAATCTTGAGTGCACAGACTTAATAGATCATACGATTACTTGGGAAGGGGAGGAAACCGTAGCGGCTATTATAATGGAACCCTATATTTCTGGAGGAGGCGTTCTAGTTCCTCCGCAAGGATATATGGAGAGGGTAAAAGATATATGTGAAAGACATGGTGTACTCTTGATTGTAGATGAAGTGATTAATGGTTTTGGACGAACAGGGAAAATGTTCGGTCACTTTCATGAGAATGTAACGCCAGACATAATAACAATGGCTAAAGGACTTACTAGCGGGTATCTCCCACTATCGGTAACAGCAATTCACAAGGACTGTTATGAAGCATTTGAAACCTCTGAAAAATATGACCACTTTCGAAGTGTAACAACCTTTGGGGGGAATCCAGCAGCCTGCGCAGTCGCGCTGAAAAATATCGAGATTATCGAAAGGGAGAAGTACATTGAGAATGCTTACAATCAAGGGGAACAGCTTTACGAGGATATGAAAGAACTCCTTTCTCACCCTAATGTTGGCGATATTCGATATAAAGGGTTAATGATGGGAATTGAACTTGTTGAAGACTCCATTAATAAAACACCCATTCACGAGGATAAGATAAATTTGGTTCTAAGCAAGTGTAAGGAAAAGGGAGTTATTATTGGGAAAAATGGGGACACCGTGGACGGATTTAATAATGTGTTAACGATTGCACCGCCATTATCGATCGATGCAGGAACTATAAGATTTCTTAGTGGTGTCGTGAAAGCTTCCATTTACGAAACTCTATAA
- a CDS encoding YhdT family protein — protein MAPKNQDYRFKIANREALIGVALAIINFVWWFAFAYGLGSKPPEEYSYVFGLPSWFFYSCVGGFIFITVLVIFIVKFFFVEVPFEDEGRGDQS, from the coding sequence ATGGCTCCAAAGAATCAAGACTACCGTTTTAAAATAGCAAACCGAGAGGCCTTAATCGGCGTTGCTTTAGCTATAATTAACTTCGTTTGGTGGTTTGCCTTTGCCTATGGGTTAGGAAGTAAACCGCCAGAAGAGTATAGTTATGTGTTTGGTCTGCCATCATGGTTTTTTTATAGTTGTGTGGGTGGTTTTATTTTCATAACTGTTCTGGTTATCTTTATTGTTAAGTTTTTTTTCGTAGAAGTGCCATTTGAAGATGAAGGTAGGGGTGATCAATCATGA
- the panF gene encoding sodium/pantothenate symporter — protein MNVAVIVPLLLFLVIIFAVGFMASRSLNKSNNDFVQEYFLGGRQLGGFVLAMTMIATYGSASSFIGGPGVAYTQGFGWVLLSMSQVATGYFVLMILGKKFAIMARRYNAVTLTDFLKGRYQSKWVVLTAAFSIIIFLFSAMAAQWVGGARLIESLTGISYTTSLFIFAVSVLIYVVIGGFKAVALTDTVQGVVMFVGTLVLLIATIVAGGGISNIMADLAAENPDLITPFGADGSLTPTYVSSFWILVGVAVVGLPQVTVRAMSYKSSKAMHRALIIGTIVVGFIMLNMHLIGVFARPILPGIEVGDKVMPLISLEVLPAWLAGIVLAAPMAAIMSTVDSLLLLVSSSVVKDIYINYIKPDASHQRVKSLSFGVTTVLGILVFLMALNPPDLLIWLNLFAFGGLEATFIWPVVMGLYWKTGNKYGALSSMAVGIGSYIIIDLFFTSPFGMHSVVLPVIFSFIAYVVVSLATKSIAVNNIAQQKIERSM, from the coding sequence ATGAATGTAGCCGTTATAGTACCACTATTACTCTTTTTAGTTATTATTTTTGCGGTTGGATTTATGGCGAGTCGATCCCTTAATAAGTCTAATAATGACTTTGTGCAAGAATATTTTCTTGGTGGTCGCCAGCTGGGTGGCTTTGTTTTAGCTATGACCATGATTGCCACTTACGGAAGTGCCAGTAGTTTTATTGGTGGACCTGGAGTAGCTTATACACAAGGTTTTGGTTGGGTTTTGCTCTCCATGTCACAAGTGGCTACGGGATACTTTGTTCTTATGATTTTAGGGAAGAAATTCGCTATTATGGCAAGAAGGTATAATGCGGTCACGTTAACAGATTTTTTAAAAGGTCGTTATCAGAGTAAATGGGTTGTGCTAACGGCGGCTTTTAGTATTATTATTTTTCTATTTTCAGCAATGGCAGCCCAATGGGTGGGTGGTGCAAGATTAATAGAATCTTTAACAGGAATATCTTACACTACATCCCTTTTTATTTTTGCTGTATCTGTGCTCATTTACGTAGTTATCGGTGGATTTAAGGCCGTCGCCTTAACGGATACTGTCCAGGGTGTGGTTATGTTTGTTGGAACCTTAGTCTTATTAATCGCTACGATTGTTGCTGGCGGCGGCATATCTAATATTATGGCAGATCTAGCAGCAGAAAACCCAGATTTAATTACGCCGTTTGGTGCAGACGGCAGTTTAACACCAACTTATGTTTCTTCCTTTTGGATCCTCGTCGGTGTAGCAGTAGTCGGGCTTCCTCAAGTTACAGTACGGGCTATGTCCTATAAAAGCTCGAAAGCGATGCACCGTGCCTTAATTATAGGGACAATCGTGGTTGGATTCATTATGTTAAACATGCACCTAATCGGTGTCTTTGCACGTCCGATCCTTCCAGGAATTGAAGTGGGGGATAAAGTTATGCCGCTCATTTCGCTAGAAGTGTTACCTGCCTGGCTAGCCGGGATAGTCTTAGCCGCCCCTATGGCTGCGATTATGTCAACAGTAGATTCCTTACTGCTTTTAGTTAGCTCATCGGTAGTTAAAGACATCTATATAAACTATATCAAACCAGATGCGTCACACCAAAGAGTAAAAAGCTTAAGCTTCGGAGTGACGACTGTCTTAGGAATACTAGTATTTTTAATGGCTCTAAATCCACCAGACCTGTTAATTTGGCTTAACCTATTTGCGTTTGGTGGTTTAGAAGCAACGTTTATTTGGCCAGTGGTCATGGGACTTTATTGGAAAACTGGAAATAAATACGGGGCACTCTCCTCTATGGCTGTTGGGATCGGTTCTTACATTATCATCGATCTCTTCTTTACATCACCATTTGGTATGCACAGTGTCGTTTTACCAGTTATTTTCTCCTTTATCGCATATGTAGTCGTTAGTTTAGCAACAAAAAGTATAGCTGTGAATAATATCGCCCAACAAAAAATTGAAAGGAGCATGTAA
- a CDS encoding M20 family metallopeptidase, whose product MKSTKLHSQKTRDREAVISLTQELVRIPSVYRPGVKGGNEEKVAHYVADYLKQKGIEVHIEEVEPGRPNVIGIVDSGKPGKTLLLEGHTDVVTEGDHSAWRYDPFGAEIVEGKMYGRGTNDTKGNLACMITAVDSILQDDEEFTGKIILCIPCDEESMMIGIKHFIKNGWADKVDGAIICEPEENQVCISQRGAMRLELKTYGKMAHGAISWSGINPNWRMARIIVELERLEKKEQERLGKHPTLGWPSITPTILSAPVKGEAQINVIPEQCMTTLDIRTVPGQDHEVLKQEILEIFTRLKKDDEHFKADFGVIEDRPWTETDKEEAVVKAVAKAVKNVMKQEPKYNGVPGATDGTFLHIAGVPIVTIGAGDREIPHQINEYVDIEELAETTQIYRQACLNFLNEDGDC is encoded by the coding sequence ATGAAATCAACTAAACTACATTCTCAAAAAACGAGAGATCGTGAAGCTGTTATATCACTAACTCAGGAATTAGTTAGAATCCCTAGTGTTTACCGCCCTGGAGTAAAAGGCGGGAATGAAGAAAAGGTAGCCCATTATGTGGCTGACTATTTGAAGCAAAAAGGAATTGAAGTTCATATAGAAGAAGTTGAACCGGGACGGCCAAACGTCATTGGCATTGTGGACTCTGGGAAGCCTGGGAAAACGCTTCTTCTGGAGGGACATACGGACGTGGTGACAGAAGGGGATCATAGTGCATGGAGATATGATCCATTCGGAGCTGAAATTGTAGAGGGGAAAATGTATGGACGAGGAACGAACGATACGAAAGGAAATCTGGCCTGTATGATTACAGCTGTAGACTCTATCTTGCAAGATGACGAAGAATTTACAGGTAAAATTATTTTGTGTATCCCCTGTGATGAAGAAAGCATGATGATTGGAATCAAACATTTTATCAAAAATGGCTGGGCCGACAAAGTAGATGGTGCTATTATTTGTGAGCCTGAGGAAAATCAAGTATGTATAAGTCAACGCGGTGCTATGAGGCTAGAGCTGAAAACGTACGGAAAAATGGCACATGGTGCGATCTCGTGGAGCGGGATAAATCCTAACTGGAGGATGGCACGAATAATTGTTGAACTTGAAAGGCTAGAAAAGAAAGAGCAAGAGCGTCTAGGTAAGCATCCAACACTAGGTTGGCCGAGTATTACACCAACGATCTTAAGTGCACCAGTCAAAGGAGAAGCACAAATCAATGTCATTCCAGAGCAGTGTATGACAACATTAGATATAAGGACGGTACCGGGACAGGACCACGAGGTGCTTAAACAAGAGATTCTTGAGATTTTTACAAGGCTCAAAAAAGATGATGAGCATTTCAAAGCAGATTTTGGAGTGATAGAGGATCGTCCGTGGACAGAAACCGATAAAGAAGAGGCTGTGGTGAAAGCTGTCGCCAAAGCTGTAAAAAATGTGATGAAACAAGAGCCTAAATATAATGGAGTTCCGGGAGCTACCGATGGGACCTTCCTTCATATTGCTGGAGTACCTATAGTGACAATCGGTGCTGGTGATCGAGAAATTCCCCACCAAATTAATGAATATGTGGATATAGAAGAATTAGCTGAAACCACCCAAATCTATCGCCAAGCATGCTTGAATTTTCTTAATGAAGATGGTGACTGTTAA
- a CDS encoding tartrate dehydrogenase, with amino-acid sequence MHKIAVIPGDGIGREVMEEALCVLEEICKANSFLTIEWEIFNWSSEYYLQHGEMMPKNGLDTLKKYDAILFGAIGDSRVPDEVSIWDLIMPIRKRFKQYINFRPIKQLAGINAPLQTEKDIDFVIIRENAEGEYSNMGGGLYQGTSQEMAVQNTVMTREGVKKASTFAFKYARSKNYKKVTSATKSNAILHTMKLWDREVSSVSSNYDDIHFESIYIDALTAYFVQRPEDFEVVLASNLFGDILSDLGSSIVGGLGVSPSANINPEGDYPSMFEPVHGSAPDIAGQGIANPIAQVWSLSLLLEHLGYEQPADAILQSIQHVIQESIVTPDLGGTCTTKQVGKAIRDQVKSNLLEAEKYESSR; translated from the coding sequence ATGCATAAAATTGCTGTGATTCCAGGTGATGGAATTGGGCGGGAAGTTATGGAGGAGGCCCTATGCGTATTAGAAGAGATTTGCAAGGCTAATTCTTTCCTTACCATCGAATGGGAGATTTTTAACTGGAGTTCAGAATATTACTTGCAGCATGGAGAAATGATGCCAAAGAATGGTTTGGACACCTTAAAAAAGTATGATGCTATATTGTTTGGAGCCATCGGTGATTCTCGTGTTCCAGACGAAGTGTCCATATGGGACTTAATCATGCCCATTCGTAAAAGGTTTAAGCAATATATTAATTTTCGACCTATAAAACAATTAGCAGGTATAAACGCTCCTCTACAAACTGAGAAGGACATTGACTTTGTTATCATTCGTGAGAACGCAGAAGGGGAATACTCCAATATGGGAGGAGGCCTCTACCAAGGTACATCTCAGGAAATGGCTGTGCAGAACACAGTCATGACGCGTGAAGGCGTGAAGAAGGCAAGTACTTTTGCTTTTAAATATGCTCGGTCAAAGAATTATAAAAAAGTAACGAGTGCCACAAAGTCTAATGCGATTTTGCATACAATGAAGCTCTGGGATAGGGAAGTGTCATCCGTTTCTAGCAATTACGATGACATCCATTTTGAGTCTATCTATATTGATGCCTTAACTGCTTATTTTGTTCAACGCCCCGAGGATTTTGAGGTAGTCTTAGCATCGAATTTGTTTGGCGACATTTTATCTGACCTAGGTTCGTCTATAGTGGGTGGTCTAGGAGTCTCGCCTTCAGCCAATATTAACCCTGAGGGGGATTACCCATCCATGTTTGAACCTGTCCATGGTTCTGCCCCGGACATTGCAGGCCAAGGAATCGCAAACCCAATTGCACAAGTGTGGTCGTTATCCCTTTTGCTCGAACATTTAGGATACGAACAACCCGCTGATGCCATTTTGCAATCGATTCAACATGTTATTCAAGAAAGTATCGTAACCCCGGATTTGGGAGGAACTTGCACAACTAAACAGGTAGGAAAAGCAATTCGAGATCAAGTTAAGTCAAACCTGTTGGAGGCCGAAAAGTATGAAAGTTCAAGGTAA
- a CDS encoding SDR family NAD(P)-dependent oxidoreductase, with amino-acid sequence MKVQGKTIVVTGANGGMGVAVVKQLLEEGAQVVGCDLKGDQLTGLGQEKLVIFEGDLLEESFVRHVFSEANERFGKIDGLVNAAGMAQQATPIEETTLDMWHNLLDINMTLLFLSCREAVNYMKKQQNGTIVNVASISAVRPRPGLQSYIASKGGAESFSRALAIELAHENIRVNTVHPGPCDTNMLEQFAAEGTDMEKAKEDIFKRSVPMGKLLTPENIASSIVFLLSEEANMVTGATLNVDGGRGI; translated from the coding sequence ATGAAAGTTCAAGGTAAGACGATTGTGGTGACTGGAGCCAATGGAGGAATGGGAGTAGCTGTCGTTAAACAATTACTAGAAGAGGGAGCCCAAGTAGTAGGCTGTGATTTGAAAGGTGATCAATTAACAGGATTGGGACAAGAAAAATTAGTGATTTTTGAAGGCGATTTACTAGAGGAGTCATTTGTTCGGCACGTATTTTCCGAAGCCAATGAACGATTTGGGAAGATTGATGGACTGGTTAATGCGGCGGGTATGGCTCAACAAGCCACTCCCATAGAGGAAACTACACTAGATATGTGGCATAATCTATTAGATATTAATATGACTCTACTATTTTTAAGCTGTAGAGAAGCGGTCAATTATATGAAGAAACAACAGAATGGAACGATAGTCAATGTTGCATCCATTTCGGCTGTACGGCCTCGTCCTGGATTACAATCATACATTGCATCTAAGGGCGGCGCAGAAAGTTTTTCAAGAGCGCTAGCTATCGAATTAGCGCATGAAAATATCCGAGTTAATACGGTTCATCCAGGTCCATGTGATACGAATATGCTTGAACAGTTTGCTGCTGAAGGTACGGATATGGAAAAGGCTAAAGAGGACATATTTAAGAGAAGTGTCCCTATGGGTAAACTGCTTACCCCAGAGAACATTGCTTCATCAATCGTTTTTCTGCTATCTGAGGAAGCGAACATGGTGACAGGCGCTACCCTAAATGTAGATGGTGGAAGAGGAATATAA